The Megalops cyprinoides isolate fMegCyp1 chromosome 10, fMegCyp1.pri, whole genome shotgun sequence genome window below encodes:
- the rgl2 gene encoding ral guanine nucleotide dissociation stimulator-like 2 isoform X1: MKDSGGDGLFSQIVKISRKLAALGPSGLVKSKVESSPMKTTWYCPLDLSTVSEQEEEGVIYTVMVKQQHAAPTCPTPLTSRSQCVKAGTEEKLVLHLLHSFSLGDSSFVSIFLSTYRSFTTTQRVLDILTDRLEHPPGETKGSQGRLAFNMAVCSVFSAWLNEYPEDFRSLNDPAPILRLTPLLPTDPSGSEVRSRLLRIAEELSERALLCDSPTDSVASVNSPTTPVSSTFDDTKILGFPANLIAEQLTMIETELFVRLVPYHCLGSLWSQRDKKGREGVCSSVRATVRQFNRLANAVTASCLWNTSLRPQQRARLLEKWISVAEECRARKNFSSLYAIVSALQSNPLHRLRRTWAETDREAVRRYEELSEIFSEKDNYSQSRELLKEEGTSKFANMDTKVNHRRPTGSVAQGTVPYLGIFLTDLTMLDTAVKDRLENGYINFDKRRREFEVLAQIKLLQSSCKNCSFKSDEAFLQWYHSVPTLTEAESYRLSNQIEALTEPSPGRGLNPTVVVTHCPDLPLSEASPAETEGVFDLPSPVNHLLSRLAKHMKSPSVSCLDVDSSPSSTDHTPSALTPSTNVIKSHRRSVSCGSTPTNNSQGAGPDMRIIRIRMDIQDGNLYRSILVTSNDKTPSVISAALEKHNQDPKEAPRYELIQLLPDGKELTIPAKGNVFYAMTSSSVDFLLRRKGVTTPLTPHSLGGETSATFPRIKEKGRRLVRTLF; the protein is encoded by the exons ATGAAAGACAGTGGGGGAGATGGCCTTTTTTCTCAGATTGTGAAGATTTCCAGGAAACTGGCAGCTCTGGGCCCGTCTGGACTTGTCAAGTCCAAG gTGGAGTCTTCACCCATGAAGACGACATGGTACTGCCCATTGGATCTG TCCACAGTGTcagaacaggaggaggaaggagtAATCTACACAGTAATGGTGAAGCAACAGCATGCCGCCCCCACCTGTCCGACG cccctGACCTCACGTTCTCAGTGTGTGAAAGCGGGAACAGAGGAGAAGCTggtcctccacctccttcacTCCTTCTCCCTTGGCGACTCCTCTTTCgtctccatcttcctctccaCCTACCGCTCATTCACCACCACCCAGAGAGTGCTGGACATCCTGACGGACAG ACTGGAGCATCCACCAGGGGAGACCAAAGGGAGCCAGGGCAGACTGGCCTTCAACAT GGCGGTGTGCTCTGTGTTTAGTGCATGGCTGAACGAGTATCCGGAGGACTTCCGGTCACTCAATGACCCCGCCCCCATCCTCCGTCTCACCCCCCTGCTGCCCACAGACCCctcagggtcagaggtcagaagtCGCCTCTTGCGAATTGCAGAGGAACTCAGTGAGAGGGCATTGCTGTGTGACTCCCCAACAG ATAGTGTTGCCTCTGTGAACTCTCCCACCACCCCTGTGAGCTCCACATTTGATGACACCAAAATTCTTGGTTTCCCTGCAAACCTTATTGCTGAGCAGCTCACGATGATAGAGACG GAACTCTTTGTCCGCCTGGTTCCCTACCACTGCTTGGGGTCTCTGTGGTCCCAGCGAGACAAGAAGGGCCGAGAGGGGGTGTGTTCGTCGGTCCGGGCCACAGTCCGGCAGTTTAACCGCCTGGCCAATGCTGTCACGGCCTCCTGCCTGTGGAACACCAGCCTGCGGCCCCAGCAGAGGGCCCGGCTCCTGGAGAAGTGGATCAGCGTTGCAGAG GAGTGCCGTGCCAGGAAGAACTTCTCTTCACTGTATGCCATTGTGTCTGCCCTGCAAAGCAACCCCCTTCACCGCCTGAGGAGGACTTGGGCTGAGACAGACAG GGAGGCAGTGAGGAGGTATGAAGAGCTGTCAGAAATTTTCTCTGAGAAGGACAACTACTCTCAGAGCCGGGAGCTGCTCAAAGAG GAGGGCACATCAAAATTTGCAAACATGGACACTAAAGTAAACCACAGAAGGCCAACTGGG TCCGTCGCCCAGGGTACTGTCCCCTACTTGGGCATCTTTCTCACTGACCTTACCATGCTGGACACAGCAGTCAAAGACAGACTGGAG AATGGCTACATCAACTTTGACAAACGAAGACGA GAATTTGAGGTTTTAGCTCAAATAAAACTCCTACAGTCCTCATGTAAAAATTGCTCGTTCAAATCTGATGAAGCTTTTCTACAATGGTACCATAGTGTACCAACTTtgactgaggcagagag TTACAGACTGTCCAATCAGATTGAAGCACTGACTGAACCAAGCCCTGGCCGTGGCCTGAACCCTACAGTAGTCGTCACACACTGCCCAGA CCTTCCCCTCTCAGAGGCCAGTCCAGCCGAGACTGAAGGGGTTTTTGACCTCCCTTCTCCTGTCAATCATCTACTCTCTAGACTTGCCAAG CACATGAAATCACCCTCAGTTTCCTGTCTGGACGTTGATTCCTCTCCTTCATCCACCGATCACACCCCCTCCGCATTGACCCCATCCACCAACGTCATCAAATCACATCGACGTTCTGTCTCCTGCGGCAGTACTCCCACCAATAACAGCCAAGGGGCTGGGCCAGATATGCGAATCATCAGGATACGGATGGATATACAGGACGGAAATTTGTATCGCAGCATACTG GTGACAAGCAATGACAAGACCCCGTCAGTAATTAGTGCCGCTTTAGAGAAGCACAATCAAGACCCTAAAGAAGCCCCTAGATATGAGCTGATCCAGCTGCTGCCTGATGGAAAAG AGCTGACAATACCTGCCAAAGGAAACGTCTTCTATGCTATGACCTCATCCAGTGTGGACTTCCTGTTGAGACGGAAAGGAGTAACCACACCACTAACTCCTCACTCGCTCGGTGGTGAGACCAGTGCCACCTTCCCACGAATCAAAGAGAAAGGACGAAGGCTGGTCAGGACCCTTTTTTGA
- the rgl2 gene encoding ral guanine nucleotide dissociation stimulator-like 2 isoform X2, translated as MKTTWYCPLDLSTVSEQEEEGVIYTVMVKQQHAAPTCPTPLTSRSQCVKAGTEEKLVLHLLHSFSLGDSSFVSIFLSTYRSFTTTQRVLDILTDRLEHPPGETKGSQGRLAFNMAVCSVFSAWLNEYPEDFRSLNDPAPILRLTPLLPTDPSGSEVRSRLLRIAEELSERALLCDSPTDSVASVNSPTTPVSSTFDDTKILGFPANLIAEQLTMIETELFVRLVPYHCLGSLWSQRDKKGREGVCSSVRATVRQFNRLANAVTASCLWNTSLRPQQRARLLEKWISVAEECRARKNFSSLYAIVSALQSNPLHRLRRTWAETDREAVRRYEELSEIFSEKDNYSQSRELLKEEGTSKFANMDTKVNHRRPTGSVAQGTVPYLGIFLTDLTMLDTAVKDRLENGYINFDKRRREFEVLAQIKLLQSSCKNCSFKSDEAFLQWYHSVPTLTEAESYRLSNQIEALTEPSPGRGLNPTVVVTHCPDLPLSEASPAETEGVFDLPSPVNHLLSRLAKHMKSPSVSCLDVDSSPSSTDHTPSALTPSTNVIKSHRRSVSCGSTPTNNSQGAGPDMRIIRIRMDIQDGNLYRSILVTSNDKTPSVISAALEKHNQDPKEAPRYELIQLLPDGKELTIPAKGNVFYAMTSSSVDFLLRRKGVTTPLTPHSLGGETSATFPRIKEKGRRLVRTLF; from the exons ATGAAGACGACATGGTACTGCCCATTGGATCTG TCCACAGTGTcagaacaggaggaggaaggagtAATCTACACAGTAATGGTGAAGCAACAGCATGCCGCCCCCACCTGTCCGACG cccctGACCTCACGTTCTCAGTGTGTGAAAGCGGGAACAGAGGAGAAGCTggtcctccacctccttcacTCCTTCTCCCTTGGCGACTCCTCTTTCgtctccatcttcctctccaCCTACCGCTCATTCACCACCACCCAGAGAGTGCTGGACATCCTGACGGACAG ACTGGAGCATCCACCAGGGGAGACCAAAGGGAGCCAGGGCAGACTGGCCTTCAACAT GGCGGTGTGCTCTGTGTTTAGTGCATGGCTGAACGAGTATCCGGAGGACTTCCGGTCACTCAATGACCCCGCCCCCATCCTCCGTCTCACCCCCCTGCTGCCCACAGACCCctcagggtcagaggtcagaagtCGCCTCTTGCGAATTGCAGAGGAACTCAGTGAGAGGGCATTGCTGTGTGACTCCCCAACAG ATAGTGTTGCCTCTGTGAACTCTCCCACCACCCCTGTGAGCTCCACATTTGATGACACCAAAATTCTTGGTTTCCCTGCAAACCTTATTGCTGAGCAGCTCACGATGATAGAGACG GAACTCTTTGTCCGCCTGGTTCCCTACCACTGCTTGGGGTCTCTGTGGTCCCAGCGAGACAAGAAGGGCCGAGAGGGGGTGTGTTCGTCGGTCCGGGCCACAGTCCGGCAGTTTAACCGCCTGGCCAATGCTGTCACGGCCTCCTGCCTGTGGAACACCAGCCTGCGGCCCCAGCAGAGGGCCCGGCTCCTGGAGAAGTGGATCAGCGTTGCAGAG GAGTGCCGTGCCAGGAAGAACTTCTCTTCACTGTATGCCATTGTGTCTGCCCTGCAAAGCAACCCCCTTCACCGCCTGAGGAGGACTTGGGCTGAGACAGACAG GGAGGCAGTGAGGAGGTATGAAGAGCTGTCAGAAATTTTCTCTGAGAAGGACAACTACTCTCAGAGCCGGGAGCTGCTCAAAGAG GAGGGCACATCAAAATTTGCAAACATGGACACTAAAGTAAACCACAGAAGGCCAACTGGG TCCGTCGCCCAGGGTACTGTCCCCTACTTGGGCATCTTTCTCACTGACCTTACCATGCTGGACACAGCAGTCAAAGACAGACTGGAG AATGGCTACATCAACTTTGACAAACGAAGACGA GAATTTGAGGTTTTAGCTCAAATAAAACTCCTACAGTCCTCATGTAAAAATTGCTCGTTCAAATCTGATGAAGCTTTTCTACAATGGTACCATAGTGTACCAACTTtgactgaggcagagag TTACAGACTGTCCAATCAGATTGAAGCACTGACTGAACCAAGCCCTGGCCGTGGCCTGAACCCTACAGTAGTCGTCACACACTGCCCAGA CCTTCCCCTCTCAGAGGCCAGTCCAGCCGAGACTGAAGGGGTTTTTGACCTCCCTTCTCCTGTCAATCATCTACTCTCTAGACTTGCCAAG CACATGAAATCACCCTCAGTTTCCTGTCTGGACGTTGATTCCTCTCCTTCATCCACCGATCACACCCCCTCCGCATTGACCCCATCCACCAACGTCATCAAATCACATCGACGTTCTGTCTCCTGCGGCAGTACTCCCACCAATAACAGCCAAGGGGCTGGGCCAGATATGCGAATCATCAGGATACGGATGGATATACAGGACGGAAATTTGTATCGCAGCATACTG GTGACAAGCAATGACAAGACCCCGTCAGTAATTAGTGCCGCTTTAGAGAAGCACAATCAAGACCCTAAAGAAGCCCCTAGATATGAGCTGATCCAGCTGCTGCCTGATGGAAAAG AGCTGACAATACCTGCCAAAGGAAACGTCTTCTATGCTATGACCTCATCCAGTGTGGACTTCCTGTTGAGACGGAAAGGAGTAACCACACCACTAACTCCTCACTCGCTCGGTGGTGAGACCAGTGCCACCTTCCCACGAATCAAAGAGAAAGGACGAAGGCTGGTCAGGACCCTTTTTTGA